The Lactobacillus sp. ESL0680 DNA segment TCACAGGTGCATTGTCCGTTCATTCGACCAATCACGTGCCGACAGCTGCAGGACTAGCTTCATCTAGTTCGGCTTTTGCGGCCTTAGCCGGGGCTTTTTGCTCATATTATGAATTAGATGTTACACGTAAAGAACTTTCCTACTTAGCGCGACTTGGCTCGGGCTCTGCCTCCAGGTCAATTTATGGCGGGTTTGCGGTTTGGCAAAAAGGTACGGATGATGCCAGTTCTTATGCCTATGCTTTGGATGAAAAGCCGCAAATGGATCTGCACCTTTTGGCAATTGAGTTAAACCAGCAACCGAAAAAGTTATCATCAACTGGTGGGATGAAGCAAGCCCAATCCTCACCCTTTTTTGAACCGTGGCTAACGCGTAATGAACAAGAAATGGCGGCAATGATTGCCGCGATCAAGGAAAATGATTTTACTAAATTAGGACAATTAGCTGAACTTAATGCTAGTGAGATGCATGCAATTAACCTGACTGCCCAACCTGGCTTTACTTACTTTGAGCCGGACACCATTCGTGCGATTAAATTAGTTGCGCAATTGCGGGCTCGTGGAATTGAATGTTACTACACGATCGATGCTGGGCCTAATGTTAAAGTTCTCTGCCAGTTAAGAAATGTAAAAGATGTGACCAATTCATTTGAGTCTGTATTTAAGAATGCTAAGATAGTAAATGCAAGTTTTGGTCCAGGTATTTCATGCCTGGACTAATTAATGTAATTTAATTGATTAGGAGATTAATTAATTGATCACAGAGCAAGCACCCGGGAAATTATATATTGCTGGTGAATATGCCGTCTTAGAACAAGATTGCCCGGCAATCTTAGTTGCGGTTAACCAGTTTATTCGGGTTTCAATTACTAAAAGTAAATCAACAACGGGCTTAATCCATTCTAAGCAATATTCACAGGATTCGATTCACTGGGTACGTAAAGGTACCAAAATGGTAATTGATAACCGTGATAATCCCTTTGAATATATCCTAGCAGCAATTTCATATACGGAACGTTATTGTATTGAACAAAACGTTACCATGGAAGTCTATGACTTGTACGTTAATTCAGATTTAGATTCAGCTGATGGCAAAAAGTATGGTTTGGGCTCCAGTGCGGCGGTAACAGTCGCAACTGTTAAGGCGATTCTGCACTTTTATAATGTACCTTTTAGCAATGAATTAGTTTATAAATTGTCCGCCATCTCTCACTATTCAGTTCAGGGTAATGGGTCTGCTGGTGATATTGCTGCCAGTGTTTATGGCGGCTGGCTGGCTTACCAAACCTTTGATAAGTCGTGGCTGACTAGTGAATTAACCAGCAAGACATTATCAGAAATCGTTAACGAGGCGTGGCCGGGATTGAAAATCCAATTATTAACGCCACCGGAAGGGATGCACCTAATGATTGGCTGGAGCCAAAAGCCGGCTTCGACATCACGGCTAGTTGATGAAACTAACGCGAATCGTGCTGCTTTAAATGGTAAATATCAAGAATTTTTGCGGGCATCACGCGAATGTGTGTTAAAAATGATTACCGGATTTGAACAAAAAAATATTGAATTGATTAAAAAACAAATCCGGGTCAATCGTGGTTTATTGCAGCATTTTGCCCAAATTAACCAAATTGCAATTGAAATTCCGCGCCTGTCTAAGTTAATCAATATTGCAGAGAGCTTTGGCGGTGCAGCTAAGACTTCTGGCGCTGGTAACGGTGACTGCGGCATTGTAATTGCAGACGGAGCAACCAATGTCGCTGCCTTAGAAAGTCAGTGGCAGGAAAACGGAATTCAACCCCTCAACTTTCACGTGCACCAAGTTAAACTTGCCCAATAGGAGAAAAAATGTCAATCAGATCTAAACGTAAAGAAGAACATTTAGTTTTAGCACAAACTTTTTTTCAATCCGAAAAAGCCAATAGTTTTGACCAGCTGCATTTATTGCGGCCGGCATTACCTGAAACCAAAGTTGACTTAGCTGCAATTAAAACAACAATGTTTGGTAAAGAAATCAATGCTCCCTTCTTCATTAACGCAATGACTGGTGGTTCACCTAAGTCACTGACAATTAATAAAGAACTCGGCAAGATTGCTAATCAAACTAAGATGGGGCTGGCTTTAGGTTCTGCTAGTATCTTAGTCAAAGAGCACGCACAGCTTGATAGTTTTTTGGTTGCCCGTGAGGCCAATCCTGATGGCGTGATTATTGCTAATGTCAATGCTAAGACGGCTCCAAAAGATGCACAAAAAATCGTTGACGAATTGCAAGCTGATGCTTTGCAAATCCATTTAAATACGGTTCAGGAAATCGCCATGCCTGAAGGTGAACGTGACTTTCACTGGTTAGATAATCTTAAAAATCTGCGCCAAGAAATTACCGTTCCAATTATTATTAAAGAAGTTGGCTTCGGCCTTGACCAAGCAACCATTCGGTTATTGAAAAATGAAGGCTTTGAATGGTTTGACGTTGCCGGCAGCGGCGGCACCAATTTTGCCCAAATTGAAAATG contains these protein-coding regions:
- the mvaD gene encoding diphosphomevalonate decarboxylase is translated as MAKTVRAHTNIALIKYWGKADDELRLPLMSSLSMTLDQFYTDTKITASTTGDHFFLNNIEQTGKSAQRVFAYLKKLQQRFNVTGALSVHSTNHVPTAAGLASSSSAFAALAGAFCSYYELDVTRKELSYLARLGSGSASRSIYGGFAVWQKGTDDASSYAYALDEKPQMDLHLLAIELNQQPKKLSSTGGMKQAQSSPFFEPWLTRNEQEMAAMIAAIKENDFTKLGQLAELNASEMHAINLTAQPGFTYFEPDTIRAIKLVAQLRARGIECYYTIDAGPNVKVLCQLRNVKDVTNSFESVFKNAKIVNASFGPGISCLD
- a CDS encoding phosphomevalonate kinase encodes the protein MITEQAPGKLYIAGEYAVLEQDCPAILVAVNQFIRVSITKSKSTTGLIHSKQYSQDSIHWVRKGTKMVIDNRDNPFEYILAAISYTERYCIEQNVTMEVYDLYVNSDLDSADGKKYGLGSSAAVTVATVKAILHFYNVPFSNELVYKLSAISHYSVQGNGSAGDIAASVYGGWLAYQTFDKSWLTSELTSKTLSEIVNEAWPGLKIQLLTPPEGMHLMIGWSQKPASTSRLVDETNANRAALNGKYQEFLRASRECVLKMITGFEQKNIELIKKQIRVNRGLLQHFAQINQIAIEIPRLSKLINIAESFGGAAKTSGAGNGDCGIVIADGATNVAALESQWQENGIQPLNFHVHQVKLAQ
- the fni gene encoding type 2 isopentenyl-diphosphate Delta-isomerase; translation: MSIRSKRKEEHLVLAQTFFQSEKANSFDQLHLLRPALPETKVDLAAIKTTMFGKEINAPFFINAMTGGSPKSLTINKELGKIANQTKMGLALGSASILVKEHAQLDSFLVAREANPDGVIIANVNAKTAPKDAQKIVDELQADALQIHLNTVQEIAMPEGERDFHWLDNLKNLRQEITVPIIIKEVGFGLDQATIRLLKNEGFEWFDVAGSGGTNFAQIENARNQNDLSYLEDLGLPTVIAAMMAQKEEVNLIVSGGVRNPLDVFKGLCLGGQYVGISNVFLQAMEQNSPEFLLQMIQNWQHELAGLLAIYGQKDLTNLTSIKQYFDLPLQDLIMQLS